One genomic segment of Nodularia sp. LEGE 06071 includes these proteins:
- the scpB gene encoding SMC-Scp complex subunit ScpB, which translates to MTTATKIEAILYLKGKPLSLSEIAEYAACDRATVEEGIMELMDNYAHRESALEVVETPTGYSLQLRSDFQDLVQTLIPVELGLGALRTLAAIALHNPILQTDLIELRGSGVYQHVPELVELGFVRKRRDNDSRSYSLQVTPKFHQYFQIEQLPQLLEHSHQEEQLELDLTLKEEVQPAS; encoded by the coding sequence ATGACTACAGCAACAAAGATAGAAGCGATTCTGTATTTAAAAGGTAAGCCCTTATCCCTGAGCGAAATCGCCGAGTATGCAGCGTGCGATCGCGCCACAGTGGAAGAAGGGATAATGGAATTAATGGATAATTATGCTCATAGAGAAAGTGCTTTAGAAGTCGTAGAAACTCCCACAGGTTATAGTTTACAACTACGCTCTGATTTTCAGGACTTGGTACAAACGCTGATTCCTGTAGAATTAGGCTTGGGTGCATTGCGGACTTTAGCTGCGATCGCACTACATAACCCCATACTCCAAACAGATTTAATTGAGCTACGCGGTTCCGGAGTCTATCAACACGTCCCGGAACTGGTCGAACTCGGTTTTGTGCGAAAACGCCGAGACAATGATTCTCGCTCCTACTCGCTACAAGTAACACCGAAATTTCATCAGTATTTTCAAATTGAACAATTGCCGCAATTATTAGAACACAGCCACCAAGAAGAACAACTAGAACTAGACCTCACACTCAAAGAAGAAGTCCAACCTGCTAGTTAA
- a CDS encoding glycosyltransferase family 9 protein — MRVVALVPGGIGDQILFFPTLDDLKRDYPNAQLDVVVEPRSKAAYRVSKSVNDVLTFDYKDRNSLADWSNFVGTIRDREYDAVITVGNSWLMGLLLWLTGIPTRVGYQGKGAVFLTNPVPFPPKQYIAAAYHDLLQPFGIKTPCPELAVNVPKPDIEWSQNEQKRLGVNETGYILIHAGSSEVSPTGVDKLYPVKNWQQIIYECQQKQPDLPVVVIQTDENERSLLERTPGIKVTSPDNIGKLAAMIGGASLMLSTDDPLLHLSVAVQTYTIALFGPTDPAKLLPKSDKFLAIKSPTGQMADISPQIVLDKIWAG, encoded by the coding sequence ATGCGAGTAGTAGCCCTTGTTCCTGGCGGAATTGGCGACCAAATTCTTTTCTTCCCGACACTAGATGATCTCAAGCGTGATTACCCTAACGCTCAGTTAGATGTCGTTGTGGAACCCCGGTCAAAGGCTGCCTATCGGGTGAGCAAGTCAGTTAATGATGTCCTGACCTTTGATTATAAAGACCGCAACAGTCTGGCGGATTGGAGTAATTTCGTCGGCACGATTCGCGATCGCGAGTATGATGCCGTCATCACTGTGGGAAACAGTTGGTTAATGGGGCTTTTACTTTGGTTAACGGGGATTCCTACCCGCGTTGGCTACCAAGGCAAAGGAGCAGTTTTTCTGACTAATCCTGTACCATTCCCACCAAAGCAGTACATAGCGGCAGCTTACCACGACTTGCTGCAACCGTTTGGGATTAAAACCCCTTGCCCAGAGTTAGCAGTTAATGTACCGAAACCAGATATTGAATGGTCACAAAATGAACAAAAACGCTTGGGGGTAAATGAAACAGGCTACATATTAATTCATGCTGGTTCTAGTGAGGTATCTCCAACAGGTGTGGATAAACTCTACCCTGTGAAAAATTGGCAGCAAATTATTTACGAATGTCAACAAAAGCAGCCAGATTTGCCTGTGGTGGTGATTCAAACAGATGAAAATGAGCGATCGCTTCTGGAAAGAACTCCAGGTATTAAGGTGACTTCTCCTGATAATATTGGCAAATTAGCTGCCATGATTGGCGGCGCAAGTTTGATGTTATCAACTGATGATCCACTACTTCACCTAAGTGTTGCAGTGCAAACTTATACTATCGCTCTATTTGGTCCCACAGATCCTGCGAAGTTGTTGCCGAAAAGTGATAAATTTCTGGCGATTAAATCACCTACAGGTCAAATGGCGGATATTTCACCCCAAATAGTTTTGGATAAAATTTGGGCTGGCTAA
- the ispD gene encoding 2-C-methyl-D-erythritol 4-phosphate cytidylyltransferase: MYLLIPSAGIGKRMGGTRNKLLLEVRSQPIIAWTLKAAAAASTIKWIGIISQPCDWPEFKDILADLNVTKPVEFIAGGSTRQESVYNGLQALPATAEQVLIHDGARCLATPDLLDSCAAAIRQCSGLIAAVPVKDTIKVVDEHGIIQSTPDRRQLWAAQTPQGFNVKLLKECHAEGVRQGWEVTDDAALFERCGIEVQIVPGEETNLKVTTPQDLAIAEFILSNR; this comes from the coding sequence GTGTATTTACTTATTCCATCGGCGGGAATCGGCAAAAGAATGGGAGGAACCCGTAACAAACTCCTTTTGGAAGTGCGATCGCAACCAATCATTGCTTGGACTCTCAAAGCGGCGGCAGCAGCCAGTACAATCAAGTGGATCGGGATTATTTCTCAACCTTGTGATTGGCCTGAGTTTAAGGACATTCTCGCTGACTTAAATGTGACTAAACCAGTGGAATTTATAGCGGGCGGCTCCACCCGTCAAGAATCGGTTTACAACGGCTTGCAGGCGCTCCCAGCCACCGCAGAACAGGTATTAATTCACGATGGCGCTCGATGTCTGGCAACACCAGATTTACTCGACTCCTGCGCCGCAGCTATCCGCCAATGTTCTGGTTTAATTGCGGCTGTCCCGGTGAAAGATACGATCAAAGTTGTGGATGAGCATGGCATCATTCAAAGCACACCCGACCGACGGCAATTGTGGGCAGCACAAACACCTCAAGGTTTTAATGTCAAGTTATTGAAAGAGTGTCACGCCGAAGGTGTGCGTCAGGGTTGGGAAGTCACAGATGATGCGGCTTTATTTGAAAGATGCGGTATTGAAGTCCAAATTGTCCCCGGAGAAGAGACTAATTTAAAAGTTACCACTCCTCAAGATTTAGCGATCGCCGAATTTATCCTCAGCAACCGATAA
- a CDS encoding DUF760 domain-containing protein, protein MVFDPDFLNDNSEENPNQLLNDHFEENPNQLLKYLQHQPPEVLARVAQSVSPEIKHIISQNVQGLVGMLPAENFNVQITTDRDNLAGLLASAMMTGYFLRQMEQRMQLEHLSNNQ, encoded by the coding sequence ATGGTGTTTGACCCTGACTTTTTGAATGACAACTCCGAGGAAAATCCCAATCAGCTTCTGAACGACCATTTTGAGGAAAATCCGAATCAGTTACTCAAATATTTACAGCATCAGCCTCCTGAAGTTCTAGCCCGTGTCGCCCAGTCCGTCAGCCCGGAAATTAAGCATATAATTTCGCAAAACGTCCAAGGGCTAGTGGGAATGCTTCCTGCCGAGAATTTCAACGTGCAGATTACCACAGATAGGGATAACTTAGCTGGACTTCTAGCATCGGCGATGATGACCGGATACTTCCTCCGCCAGATGGAACAAAGAATGCAATTGGAGCATTTGTCTAATAATCAATAG
- a CDS encoding DevA family ABC transporter ATP-binding protein: MTNVISIENLDHYFGSGQLSKQVLFNINLTINAGEIVIMTGPSGSGKTTLLTLVGGLRSVQSGSMRVLDRELCGASSKQLTQARRSNGYIFQAHNLHGSLTALQNVRMGLEVQPQISTQQMLHQSQQMLEAVGLGERLNYYPDNLSGGQKQRVAIARALVSQPKIVLADEPTAALDKQSGRDVVEIMQKLAKEQGCTILLVTHDNRILDIADRIIYMEDGHLVRNDVNTLSSA, encoded by the coding sequence ATGACTAATGTTATCTCTATTGAAAATCTTGATCATTACTTTGGTAGTGGTCAACTGAGTAAGCAGGTTTTATTCAATATCAATCTCACAATTAATGCCGGTGAGATTGTGATTATGACAGGGCCTTCTGGTTCTGGTAAAACGACACTGCTAACTTTGGTGGGAGGGTTGCGTTCTGTCCAGTCTGGTAGTATGCGAGTTTTAGACAGAGAACTTTGTGGTGCTAGTAGCAAACAGTTAACACAGGCGCGGCGAAGTAACGGTTATATCTTTCAAGCGCACAACTTACATGGTAGTTTAACCGCACTCCAGAATGTCCGGATGGGTTTGGAAGTGCAACCGCAAATTTCTACCCAGCAAATGCTTCACCAATCACAACAAATGCTAGAAGCAGTGGGTTTGGGAGAGCGACTGAATTACTATCCAGATAATTTGTCTGGTGGACAAAAACAACGGGTTGCGATCGCACGAGCGTTGGTAAGTCAGCCTAAAATTGTCTTAGCCGATGAACCCACAGCTGCACTCGATAAACAATCGGGGCGTGATGTGGTGGAAATTATGCAGAAATTAGCGAAAGAGCAAGGCTGTACAATTTTGCTCGTGACCCACGATAACCGCATTTTAGATATCGCTGACCGGATTATTTACATGGAAGATGGTCATCTCGTGAGAAATGATGTAAATACTTTAAGTAGTGCTTAA